A region of the Borrelia hispanica CRI genome:
CTCTCTTTTTCATTTAATATTCCTGCAATACCTGATAAAACTTTTTCAAGTCTAACAATACCTACACCTAATGAGTCCTCGCAAAACCCATAAAAAGCAGCAGTTGCATTTTTTATAACACTAAGATCATCTGGATCACTGGGATTAGGAACTAATATAGCATTTCCAAGAAAAGTTAAAGCATGTATTTGATCACTATCCAATTTTTCTAAAACTTGAGCATAAATATTATGATAAAATTCTATATTCCTTACAATACTTTTAAAATATGATTCACATTCTTTTGACTTTAATAAATTATCATCATTATACAATTCATAAATAGAGGAAGTACTACAAACAGTTTTTAAATGTTTAACATATTCTCTTTCCTTATCTTTAAACCGCTGTACAAACATATCTTTTCTAGATGGCCATCCAACATTATATTCTGCAAGAGCTTGTTCTACTGCCTCTTTGGCAGCTAATATTTTTACAATAACTGATAAAATTCTTCTAAGTTTACCAATGACATCTGTATTTCCTGCATTTAGTATCAACCGATTATAATTTTGTTTTGCTTGTATTGTTATTTCATCATCACCTGGATTATCTAAATTAGGACTTGTTATAGCATTTTTAAGAAAATCTAAAGCCTTTTTCTCGTCACTACTTAATTGTTCCAAAATTTTATCATAAAAATCATTATAAGCTAATATCTTTTTTCTAAGAATTTCAAAATGATATGCATAGTCTGCTTCACATAATAAATTAGAATTCATTTCCTCAACAAAGAAAGTACTACAAATAGTTTTTAAACAATTTATATAAATTGTTTCTGAATCTTTTAATTCTTGCATAAATACATCTTTTTCTGGTCCATGGCAATTTAAAAGAGCTTCTTCTGTTAATTTTTTTTCACTTAATGTCGCTGCAACAACTCTTAAAGCTGCTATAAATTTATTAACATCAGCTGTACCTAGTATAAGTCGATAAAAAGTTTGTTTTGTATGCATTATAGACTTAAAATTACCTGTAGCATCTGAATTAGGAGTTTTTACACTGTCTTCAAGAAAAGCCAAAGCAGCTCGCTCTTCATTACTTAATTGTTTTATCATTTTATAATATTTGATATAGTCTAAAATATCCTCAAATCGAGATGCATAGTTTGTTTCTACAGATAAACAATAGCAAGATTCACTAATAGGATTGTAATTAACAAAGATATTTTGCAAATCTCTTATATACATTGTTTCTATATTTTGGAATCTTTGAATCATTTTGTCTTTATCTGTTTCATCATAAGTTAAAAGAGCTTTTTCTACATTCCTTTTTGAATTCAATGTTTTTACAATATCTGATAAGATTTTTTTACGGATATCAATATCACTTTCTTGTATTCGCATACGAAAATTTTGGAATGAATCTAGTTTCGACTGATGCTCATCTGAACTATACGGAACATCTGAATTTGACTTTGTAATAACATCTTCCAAAAAAGCTAAAGCATCCTTTTCACTATTATCCCATTGTTCTGTTACTATTTTTAATGTTTCATCTTGTGACATAAATATTTTCCTTATTTAAATTTAGATTTTTAATTTTATAATTTTTAATATATCATATATATTTTAACATATTAAAAATTATAAGTAAATAAAAAATTAAAACATCATTAAACTCAAACTACTATAACAAATATCATTAATCCTTTTTACCATCTCCAGCTTCAGCATTCACTGCTTTTCCAAATACCACTTCTACTATAGCCTCAGCATTCGGATTGCCCTCCCTCTCCATATCAAAAACAATTTTCTTAAACACATCCTTCGTCCCTTGTAAAGTCTCTTGAACTTTCTTAAAATAAAATGTTCAATCTGATAAAATACTTCTTTCATGCCATAACTATAATTAAGTTTAGACGCACCATGAACAGCAAATATACTATTATACTATCAACTGATCTAGCTGCGTTCTCTAAACCTTCAATTAACATTATTTTTTCTTATTAAAATCTTTAGCTTGCCACTCCTTCTTAAGCAAGTCTTTCTATCTCTGCTTCTGCTTCAGTACTAATACTTTGGAAATCAGAACCTGCATTCTTATTACCTACAAGGTTAGCATATATCTGCTCAACAGTAAAATTGACATCGCTATAATTTTTCAATAATTCCAAGTACTTATTTTCCGCCATGTCTAACCTATCCTGTAATCTACGCTTTACATCCGGCACTTGGATATTCTTAATAATTCCACTAGCCCTATAAAACAAACTTAAATGATGACCCTCTAACATATTGTTCATAATTGCTTTAACTCTATCAACATTTAATTTAGACAATAGATCATAAAACGTATCATTAGTATATGTTTTAGCAGTATCTACTAATGCCTTTCTCAAATACATAGCTGTTTCCTTATGTTCATCAGATAGACTAAATTTATAAAGTAATTCAGTAACTGCCATTCTTGCCCTATCAGTAAAAATCTGCAAAGCAGAAACATGATTATATTTCATTATAAGTTTTGTATAATATTTCAAATCAATATCAATACTTATAAATTGCAACACATCGTCTGCTCTATTTAACAAATCACTGTACATTTTAACAAAAGAGTAAGTATTACAAACTCTTTTTAAGAGTTTTATATAATTTGTATTTTCCTTTTGTAATCTTTGTATAAATTGCTCTTTATTTGCTCCAGAATAATTCTCCAAAACTTTCTCTATTTCTATTGTCGCATTTAACATTTTTACAATCCCTAACAAAATTGCTTTAAGTCTATCAATATTTCCTATCTGTAATATAAAAATATAAAAGTTATATTTTGTATGGGTCACAAACTCAAGATTACTTTGATTAAATATTGTTATAACACTTTCAAGAAAAGCCAAAGCATTTTTCTCATCAATATTTAACCGTTCTTCAATACTGATATGATAATTTATAGACTCTACAATATTTCTAAATTGTAATGAATGATCCGCATTGTTTAATAAATTACTTTTCATTTCATCAATAGAAGAAATATTACAAATATTTTTTAAATGCTTCATATACTTTGTTTTTATAACTTGGAACCTTTGTTCAAGAACATCTTTCTCTATCCTAGTATACTTTTGAAGAGCATCCTCTGCTAATTTTTTTTCCTTTAATGTTCTTACAATGCCTGACAAAACTAGCTTGAGTTTACTAATATCATCCTCGTATAGCGTAAGGAAACTATAATTTCGTTTTGCACTAATTATAATCTCATGGTCATTTGGATCATCAAAACTAGGATTTATTATGGCATATTCAAGAAAAATTAAAGCATTTTGTTCATCTTTATCTAATTGTCCCATAATAATTACAAAATTATGATAACTAAAACCATAAAAGTGAATAGATTCTAAAATAGATTTAAATTGGGATGAATTGTCTGTTTTTCTTAACAAATTATTATACATTTCATTAAAATATAAAGTATTGCAAATGCCCTTCAAATACCTCATATACTCTGCTTCTGCATCTTTGAATCTTTGTTCAAGAATATCTTTCCTTGGATTAGTATACTCTCTAAGAGCATTTTTTGCTTTCTTCTTTGCCTTTAACGTTTCTACAATACCTAACAAAACCAGCTTGAATTTACTAATA
Encoded here:
- a CDS encoding BTA121 domain-containing protein surface lipoprotein — encoded protein: MSQDETLKIVTEQWDNSEKDALAFLEDVITKSNSDVPYSSDEHQSKLDSFQNFRMRIQESDIDIRKKILSDIVKTLNSKRNVEKALLTYDETDKDKMIQRFQNIETMYIRDLQNIFVNYNPISESCYCLSVETNYASRFEDILDYIKYYKMIKQLSNEERAALAFLEDSVKTPNSDATGNFKSIMHTKQTFYRLILGTADVNKFIAALRVVAATLSEKKLTEEALLNCHGPEKDVFMQELKDSETIYINCLKTICSTFFVEEMNSNLLCEADYAYHFEILRKKILAYNDFYDKILEQLSSDEKKALDFLKNAITSPNLDNPGDDEITIQAKQNYNRLILNAGNTDVIGKLRRILSVIVKILAAKEAVEQALAEYNVGWPSRKDMFVQRFKDKEREYVKHLKTVCSTSSIYELYNDDNLLKSKECESYFKSIVRNIEFYHNIYAQVLEKLDSDQIHALTFLGNAILVPNPSDPDDLSVIKNATAAFYGFCEDSLGVGIVRLEKVLSGIAGILNEKERVERILAMYNGPDKDVLIKRLKDKETEYVRRLKTACYAFKSDDLYKNLLGTLQYGLEFKSIIVEDIKSYHDIYDQVLEKLNNDKMRAALTFLETAISIPDLTNPGDLGIINKTRQTFCDFCKFFLDTDSIVRLERALSGIVETLSKKEGVERILAEYGGPNKNILTQRLKDIETEYSKYLKNICSHDSIYDMENSLLSNANNASSFIGIETEVTSCNSKYINIISKFSEEG
- a CDS encoding BTA121 domain-containing protein surface lipoprotein, whose amino-acid sequence is YLEKCITRANPDDSNDHEITTQMTRNYDLLMLDANNDISKFKLVLLGIVETLKAKKKAKNALREYTNPRKDILEQRFKDAEAEYMRYLKGICNTLYFNEMYNNLLRKTDNSSQFKSILESIHFYGFSYHNFVIIMGQLDKDEQNALIFLEYAIINPSFDDPNDHEIIISAKRNYSFLTLYEDDISKLKLVLSGIVRTLKEKKLAEDALQKYTRIEKDVLEQRFQVIKTKYMKHLKNICNISSIDEMKSNLLNNADHSLQFRNIVESINYHISIEERLNIDEKNALAFLESVITIFNQSNLEFVTHTKYNFYIFILQIGNIDRLKAILLGIVKMLNATIEIEKVLENYSGANKEQFIQRLQKENTNYIKLLKRVCNTYSFVKMYSDLLNRADDVLQFISIDIDLKYYTKLIMKYNHVSALQIFTDRARMAVTELLYKFSLSDEHKETAMYLRKALVDTAKTYTNDTFYDLLSKLNVDRVKAIMNNMLEGHHLSLFYRASGIIKNIQVPDVKRRLQDRLDMAENKYLELLKNYSDVNFTVEQIYANLVGNKNAGSDFQSISTEAEAEIERLA